In the genome of Actinomycetota bacterium, the window TGGGCTACAGCCCCGAGCGCATCGACCCCGGCAACCCGCTGTGGACCCTGGTCAACACGCCCAAGGTGGTGTCGGGCATCGACGGCCCCTCGCTCGAAGCCGTGCAGTCGTTCTTCGACACCATCGTCGACAAGACGTTCCCGGTGTCGGGCTGCAAGGAGGCCGAGCTCACCAAGCTGCTGGAGAACACGTTCCGCCACGTCAACGTGGCCCTGGTCAACGAGCTGGCCATGTTCGCGGCCGACCTGGGCATCGACGTGTGGGAGTCGATCGCGGCGGCCGGTTCGAAGCCCTTCGGGTTCATGGCCTTCACCCCGGGGCCGGGGGTCGGGGGCCACTGCCTGCCCATCGACCCCAGCTACCTGTCGTGGCGGGTGAAGCGCCAGCTCGGCCAGTCCTTCCGGTTCGTCGAGCTGGCCAACGACGTCAACGACCACATGCCCGACTACGTCTCCCAGCGGGTGATGGTGGCCCTCAACCGGCGCCGCCAGGCCGTCAACGGGAGCCGGGCCCTGCTGCTGGGCCTGGCCTACAAGCGCAACACGAGCGACGACCGGGAGTCCCCGGCGGTCGTGGTGGCCGACCGCCTGGTGGCCATGGGGGCCGAGGTCAGGGCGGCCGACCCCCACGTCGAGCGGGGCCACGCCGACCGGGCCGTGGTCCGGGTGCAGTGCACGCCCGAGGAGGTGGAGGCGGCCGACATCGTCGTGCTGCTCACCGACCACGACGCCTTCGACTTCGAGATGGTGGCCGCCAAGGCCGGCCACGTGCTCGACACCCGCCACCGCCTGGCCCCCGGGCCCAACGTCGAGTACCTGTAACGGGCCCTCGGCGGCCCACTTGTAGGGTGACGTCCATGGTCCGCGCCCGTGCCGTGGTAGCCGCGGTGGCGGCCGTCGCGACCCTGGGCGCGTGCAGTGGCAGCGGCGAGCCCTTCGTCCCCGCCCTCACCACGACCACCACCACCACGGTCGCCCCCGAGCCCACCCTGCCGGCCGGCCCGGTCATCGGCCGTCCCCGGGGCGAGGACGCCTTCTGCGACTTCGTGGCCACCTACCACGAGCGCTTCGGCCGGGTCGACACGTCTCTGGCCGACCCGGCCCGCCTGCGCACGGCCATGGAGGAGGCGGCCGCGGCCATCGCCGAGGCGGCCGACAACGCGCCGGCGGCCATCCGCGCCGACGTGGTGCTGCTGCGGGACGCCTTCGCCCAGTTGGTGGCGGGCTTCCGCCAAGCCGACTTCGACATCAGCCGGCTGCCGCCCTCGACCCTGCTGGCCCTGGCCGCCCCCCAGTTCGTGGCCGCCAGCAACCGCCTCGACGCCTACCTCGTCGACAACTGCCAGTAGGGCGGCCCCAGCCCAGCGGCCATGGAGCGTCCTCCCCATCAACGGGACGATCGCCGAACGCGCTCGGGACGTGCAGCTCCGCTTGGCCGCTCGCGGAGATCATCGGGCTGCCGGCGTGACCGACCTCCTAACCGCGGCGGTCGCCGAGTACCACGGGGCCACGGTCTTGCACTACGACGCCGACCTCGAGCACATCTCCGCAGCGACCCGGCAGCCCCACACGTGGGTCGTCCCCCGCGGCACGGTCCCCTGACGATCCGTCCGGGTCGTGGAGGCGCAGTCCAGCCGGCGGCGCGCCTCGCTACCCGCGCCGGGGACACATCGCACCTCGGTACCGGCGGCCCGCAGGACGCCCGGCATCCCGTCGACCATGGGGTTCCGAAACGCCCG includes:
- a CDS encoding nucleotide sugar dehydrogenase, whose translation is MLVVIVGQGYVGLPLAMRSVEVGHTVVGLDADPGRVARLVAASSYVEDVSDADLRAALGTGRYRATSDPDGCAGFDVAIITVPTPLREGLPDLSYIEQGAVACGRHLRPGATVVLESTTYPGTTEELVAPILERESGLKAGRDFHLGYSPERIDPGNPLWTLVNTPKVVSGIDGPSLEAVQSFFDTIVDKTFPVSGCKEAELTKLLENTFRHVNVALVNELAMFAADLGIDVWESIAAAGSKPFGFMAFTPGPGVGGHCLPIDPSYLSWRVKRQLGQSFRFVELANDVNDHMPDYVSQRVMVALNRRRQAVNGSRALLLGLAYKRNTSDDRESPAVVVADRLVAMGAEVRAADPHVERGHADRAVVRVQCTPEEVEAADIVVLLTDHDAFDFEMVAAKAGHVLDTRHRLAPGPNVEYL